A window from Primulina huaijiensis isolate GDHJ02 chromosome 13, ASM1229523v2, whole genome shotgun sequence encodes these proteins:
- the LOC140956378 gene encoding ATP-dependent RNA helicase DEAH13 isoform X1, which yields MYSLLDFTVLSLVCSLHPNPAIPFNCSASSLQFPSQIKISTDSELSSLEHSAAAPSVSPPCISKGCSNFPLLWVSVFYDLHSRFRNKTHSNIRARVLMMLQLDNLDLGTDLTRAEYGGGDIIMLPGKKKKEKRVKKQVPNRMMNKPKELSKSQKRKLKKLEEDKEKETLLEKSIDTLERYKIRDDVYSLMRSSRNLGQVETALEKRRREANFLKAGLELAESDRPLKKRTSDDPSFHVEQCENILMPQPTNGLSNLKRSTAEKEAMHDATVSAKKMVNETIESSRTELSQKPFPSSCSHEEIIKLKPVDTLHMDPKNSLAGPSNQDNCYFVRSLCTPTVVHVSRPKEVEMTRRDLPIVMMEQEIMEAINDHSSVIICGETGCGKTTQVPQFLYEAGFGPNHVHTRRGIIGVTQPRRVAVLATAKRVAFELGLRLGKEVGFQVRHDRRIGDNCSIKFMTDGILLREVQNDFLLKRYSVIILDEAHERSLNTDILIGMLSRVIKERQREFEEQHKRIISGETIEFENRIYPLKLVLMSATLRVEDFVSERRLFHDPPPIIEVPTRQYPVTMHFSKRTEIVDYIGQAFKKVMSIHKKLPPGGILVFVTGLREVEYLCRKLRRSNETFSVNEEKPSEEIDMKEITDAFDCQGDFGDETPDHFSVHMEENHGNLLEDEYDNTYNSSEESDLEFYSDDENYSKSMSAESDGKLVNILGVDGGIDSLKAAFEALARKNGPLPDNTTQNVTKTLEGGPNQSSYIAEKSVGDKVFCTGALRVLPLYAMLPAPAQLRVFEEVKEEERLVVVATNVAETSLTIPGIRYVVDTGREKVKIYNSSNGMESYEIQWISKASAAQRAGRSGRTGPGHCYRLYSSAVFNNMFPDFSSAEILKVPVDGVVLLMKSMHIGKVANFPFPTPPETNDLVEAENCLKVLEALDSNGRLTPLGRAMAHYPMNPRHSRMLLTVIQTMQKVKDSSRASIVLGYAVATAAALSLSNPFITQFEGSHIDTNDSKHAEKDGSVESENIRDKGEKARRKKLKEIAKASREKFCNPTSDALTIACALQCFELSENPVEFCSESALHYKTMEEMSKLRKQVLQLVFSSSTSDLQRDFLWTHGTLKDVECSWKIPSNKHHLLLNEDILAQAICAGWADRVARRIKAASVVLDGERKVKSVRYQACMVKETVFLHRWSSVSKSPPEFLVYNDLLYSKRPFIHGATSVRSNWLLKYAQPLCSFSAPLSDPKPYYDPITDQVLSWVTPTFGPHLWQLPLHGLPIKDNFNRVVVFACSLLEGQVLPCLKAVRKYLAVPPSSILKPEALGLKRVANLLSKMSLRGRVIDSCTKLRNLWNENPAELFPEIRDLFQEGFHMQFEELWVEMLHQINLDQEERFPVRAKGEKRKKLDFPVIKPIFVCP from the exons ATGTATAGTTTACTTGACTTTACAGTTTTATCCCTCGTGTGCTCGTTACATCCTAACCCTGCCATCCCCTTCAATTGCAGTGCCTCTTCTCTTCAGTTTCCCTctcaaatcaaaatatcaaCAGATTCAGAACTTTCATCATTAGAGCATAGTGCTGCGGCGCCCTCAGTATCTCCCCCTTGCATCTCCAAAGGTTGCTCCAATTTTCCTTTGTTGTGGGTATCTGTATTTTATGATTTACACAGTCGTTTCCGGAACAAGACTCATAGTAATATTCGGGCTCGGGTGTTAATGATGCTGCAGTTGGATAATCTGGACCTGGGAACAGATTTGACGAG GGCGGAATATGGTGGTGGAGATATTATCATGTTAccaggaaagaaaaagaaagaaaagagggTGAAAAAGCAG GTACCCAACCGCATGATGAATAAGCCTAAGGAGCTAAGCAAATCCCAGAAAAGAAAGTTAAAGAAGCTTGAG GAGGACAAAGAGAAGGAAACGCTTCTCGAGAAAAGCATCGATACTTTAGA GAGGTACAAGATTCGAGATGATGTTTATTCCCTTATGCGGTCTTCAAGGAATTTGGGTCAG GTTGAAACAGCTCTTGAAAAGCGTAGGAGGGAAGCCAACTTTTTGAAAGCAGGTTTAGAATTGGCGGAGAGTGATCGACCATTAAAGAAGAGGACCAGTGATGATCCATCTTTTCATGTTGAACAATGTGAGAATATTTTAATGCCACAACCAACCAACGGCCTGAGCAATTTGAAGCGGTCAACAGCAGAAAAGGAGGCGATGCATGATGCTACTGTTTCAGCCAAGAAAATGGTTAACGAGACTATTGAATCATCTAGGACAGAACTTTCACAAAAACCTTTTCCTTCAAGTTGCAGCCATGAAGAAATTATTAAGCTAAAGCCTGTG GATACACTGCACATGGATCCAAAAAACAGTCTTGCTGGTCCAAGTAATCAAGACAACTGTTATTTTGTAAGAAGTCTCTGTACTCCAACCGTAGTGCATGTGTCAAGGCCAAAGGAGGTGGAAATGACAAGAAGGGATCTTCCTATTGTCATGATGGAACAAGAAATAATGGAAGCTATTAATGATCACAGTAGCGTTATTATATGTGGTGAGACTGGTTGTGGTAAGACCACCCAAGTTCCTCAG TTTCTTTATGAGGCTGGTTTTGGTCCAAACCATGTGCACACTCGTCGGGGAATTATTGGCGTCACCCAACCTCGCCGAGTTGCAGTGCTTGCAACTGCTAAGCGTGTGGCTTTTGAGCTTGGTCTTCGTTTGGGTAAGGAAGTAGGTTTTCAAGTTAGACATGACAGAAGGATTGGAGATAATTGCTCAATCAAGTTCATGACAGATGGAATCTTGCTTCGAGAAGTGCAG AATGATTTTCTATTGAAGCGCTACTCTGTTATAATTTTGGATGAGGCACATGAGAGAAGTTTGAATACAGATATACTCATCGGGATGCTTTCTCGAGTTATCAAAGAGCGTCAA AGGGAATTCGAGGAGCAACATAAGAGAATTATTTCAGGGGAAActattgaatttgaaaataggATATATCCGTTGAAACTTGTTCTAATGAGTGCAACACTGCGGGTAGAAGATTTTGTGTCTGAGAGAAGACTTTTTCATGACCCCCCGCCTATTATTGAAGTTCCAACTCGACAGTATCCAGTCACCATGCATTTCTCAAAGAGAACAGAGATTGTAGATTATATTGGTCAAGCTTTTAAAAAAGTTATGTCAATTCACAAGAAACTACCACCTGGTGGCATTCTTGTTTTTGTGACAGGACTGAGAGAAGTAGAATACCTTTGTCGGAAGTTACGTAGGTCTAACGAGACATTTTCTGTAAATGAAGAGAAACCTTCTGAAGAAATTGATATGAAAGAGATCACTGATGCATTTGATTGTCAAGGAGATTTTGGTGATGAGACTCCTGATCATTTTAGCGTTCACATGGAAGAGAATCATGGCAACTTATTGGAAGATGAATATGATAACACCTATAATTCAAGTGAAGAGAGTGATCTGGAATTTTATAGCGATGATGAGAATTATTCAAAATCGATGTCTGCTGAATCTGATGGTAAGCTTGTGAATATTTTGGGAGTGGACGGAGGCATTGATTCTTTGAAGGCTGCTTTTGAAGCCTTGGCCAGGAAAAATGGTCCTTTACCGGACAATACAACCCAAAATGTTACCAAAACACTTGAAGGAGGCCCAAACCAATCTAGTTACATTGCTGAGAAAAGTGTGGGGGACAAGGTTTTTTGTACTGGTGCACTTCGGGTTCTGCCCCTTTATGCCATGCTTCCTGCACCAGCCCAGCTTCGTGTATTTGAAGAGGTAAAGGAAGAAGAGCGTCTTGTTGTTGTTGCAACTAATGTGGCTGAGACCTCTTTGACCATTCCTGGAATAAGGTATGTTGTTGACACTGGAAGGGAGAAGGTCAAAATATACAACTCTTCAAATGGTATGGAAAGTTATGAGATACAGTGGATAAGTAAGGCTTCTGCAGCTCAGCGTGCTGGGAGATCTGGAAGAACTGGACCTGGACACTGTTATCGCCTATATTCTTCTGCAGTCTTCAACAATATGTTTCCGGACTTCTCAAGTGCTGAAATATTAAAAGTTCCGGTTGATGGTGTTGTCCTGCTTATGAAATCCATGCATATTGGCAAA GTGGCTAATTTTCCTTTCCCTACACCTCCTGAGACCAATGATTTGGTTGAAGCAGAGAATTGTTTGAAGGTTCTTGAGGCACTAGATTCGAATGGAAGATTGACCCCTCTAGGGAGAGCTATGGCTCACTATCCTATGAATCCTCGTCATTCCAGAATGCTCCTCACTGTTATTCAAACTATGCAAAAGGTGAAAGATAGTAGTCGAGCAAGTATAGTTTTGGGCTATGCAGTTGCAACAGCTGCGGCGTTGAGCTTGTCAAATCCTTTCATCACGCAGTTTGAAGGAAGCCATATTGATACAAATGATTCAAAGCATGCCGAGAAAGATGGTTCTGTTGAAAGTGAGAACATCCGTGACAAAGGAGAGAAGGCAAGGAGAAAGAAATTGAAAGAAATCGCCAAAGCTTCTCGTGAAAAGTTTTGTAACCCAACAAGCGATGCTTTGACCATTGCCTGTGCACTTCAGTGTTTTGAACTTTCTGAAAATCCGGTTGAGTTCTGCAGTGAGAGTGCTTTACACTATAAAACCATGGAAGAAATGTCCAAGCTGAGAAAACAGGTTCTTCAACTAGTTTTCAGCTCAAGTACGAGTGATCTGCAGCGAGACTTTTTGTGGACCCATGGTACTCTCAAGGATGTGGAATGTTCTTGGAAAATTCCCTCAAATAAACATCATCTTTTGCTAAATGAGGACATCTTGGCTCAGGCTATTTGTGCCGGTTGGGCTGATAGGGTTGCTAGGCGCATTAAAGCAGCTTCTGTTGTGTTAGATGGAGAGAGAAAAGTTAAATCAGTAAGGTATCAAGCTTGCATGGTCAAAGAAACAGTTTTCCTCCATCGTTGGTCGTCTGTCTCTAAATCTCCCCCTGAATTTTTGGTTTACAATGATTTACTGTATAGTAAACGACCATTTATTCACGGTGCAACAAGCGTGAGGTCAAATTGGCTTCTTAAGTATGCCCAGCCACTCTGTAGTTTCTCTGCACCCCTTTCTGATCCAAAACCATATTATGACCCAATAACCGATCAGGTCTTGTCTTGGGTGACTCCTACCTTTGGTCCCCATCTGTGGCAGCTTCCTCTGCATGGTTTACCCATCAAAGACAATTTTAATCGAGTGGTGGTGTTTGCTTGTTCTTTACTCGAAGGGCAAGTTTTGCCATGCCTAAAGGCTGTCCGTAAATACTTAGCTGTCCCACCTTCAAGCATTTTGAAACCAGAAGCATTGGGCCTTAAACGGGTGGCAAATTTGTTAAGCAAAATGAGTTTGAGAGGAAGAGTCATTGACAGTTGTACTAAATTAAGAAATTTGTGGAATGAAAATCCAGCAGAGTTGTTTCCTGAAATTAGAGATTTATTTCAGGAAGGATTCCATATGCAGTTTGAAGAACTCTGGGTTGAGATGCTCCATCAGATCAACTTAGATCAGGAAGAAAGATTCCCTGTTAGAGCCAAGGGGGAGAAAAGGAAGAAATTGGACTTTCCGGTAATAAAACCGATATTTGTGTGTCCATGA
- the LOC140956378 gene encoding ATP-dependent RNA helicase DEAH13 isoform X3 — protein sequence MRSSRNLGQVETALEKRRREANFLKAGLELAESDRPLKKRTSDDPSFHVEQCENILMPQPTNGLSNLKRSTAEKEAMHDATVSAKKMVNETIESSRTELSQKPFPSSCSHEEIIKLKPVDTLHMDPKNSLAGPSNQDNCYFVRSLCTPTVVHVSRPKEVEMTRRDLPIVMMEQEIMEAINDHSSVIICGETGCGKTTQVPQFLYEAGFGPNHVHTRRGIIGVTQPRRVAVLATAKRVAFELGLRLGKEVGFQVRHDRRIGDNCSIKFMTDGILLREVQNDFLLKRYSVIILDEAHERSLNTDILIGMLSRVIKERQREFEEQHKRIISGETIEFENRIYPLKLVLMSATLRVEDFVSERRLFHDPPPIIEVPTRQYPVTMHFSKRTEIVDYIGQAFKKVMSIHKKLPPGGILVFVTGLREVEYLCRKLRRSNETFSVNEEKPSEEIDMKEITDAFDCQGDFGDETPDHFSVHMEENHGNLLEDEYDNTYNSSEESDLEFYSDDENYSKSMSAESDGKLVNILGVDGGIDSLKAAFEALARKNGPLPDNTTQNVTKTLEGGPNQSSYIAEKSVGDKVFCTGALRVLPLYAMLPAPAQLRVFEEVKEEERLVVVATNVAETSLTIPGIRYVVDTGREKVKIYNSSNGMESYEIQWISKASAAQRAGRSGRTGPGHCYRLYSSAVFNNMFPDFSSAEILKVPVDGVVLLMKSMHIGKVANFPFPTPPETNDLVEAENCLKVLEALDSNGRLTPLGRAMAHYPMNPRHSRMLLTVIQTMQKVKDSSRASIVLGYAVATAAALSLSNPFITQFEGSHIDTNDSKHAEKDGSVESENIRDKGEKARRKKLKEIAKASREKFCNPTSDALTIACALQCFELSENPVEFCSESALHYKTMEEMSKLRKQVLQLVFSSSTSDLQRDFLWTHGTLKDVECSWKIPSNKHHLLLNEDILAQAICAGWADRVARRIKAASVVLDGERKVKSVRYQACMVKETVFLHRWSSVSKSPPEFLVYNDLLYSKRPFIHGATSVRSNWLLKYAQPLCSFSAPLSDPKPYYDPITDQVLSWVTPTFGPHLWQLPLHGLPIKDNFNRVVVFACSLLEGQVLPCLKAVRKYLAVPPSSILKPEALGLKRVANLLSKMSLRGRVIDSCTKLRNLWNENPAELFPEIRDLFQEGFHMQFEELWVEMLHQINLDQEERFPVRAKGEKRKKLDFPVIKPIFVCP from the exons ATGCGGTCTTCAAGGAATTTGGGTCAG GTTGAAACAGCTCTTGAAAAGCGTAGGAGGGAAGCCAACTTTTTGAAAGCAGGTTTAGAATTGGCGGAGAGTGATCGACCATTAAAGAAGAGGACCAGTGATGATCCATCTTTTCATGTTGAACAATGTGAGAATATTTTAATGCCACAACCAACCAACGGCCTGAGCAATTTGAAGCGGTCAACAGCAGAAAAGGAGGCGATGCATGATGCTACTGTTTCAGCCAAGAAAATGGTTAACGAGACTATTGAATCATCTAGGACAGAACTTTCACAAAAACCTTTTCCTTCAAGTTGCAGCCATGAAGAAATTATTAAGCTAAAGCCTGTG GATACACTGCACATGGATCCAAAAAACAGTCTTGCTGGTCCAAGTAATCAAGACAACTGTTATTTTGTAAGAAGTCTCTGTACTCCAACCGTAGTGCATGTGTCAAGGCCAAAGGAGGTGGAAATGACAAGAAGGGATCTTCCTATTGTCATGATGGAACAAGAAATAATGGAAGCTATTAATGATCACAGTAGCGTTATTATATGTGGTGAGACTGGTTGTGGTAAGACCACCCAAGTTCCTCAG TTTCTTTATGAGGCTGGTTTTGGTCCAAACCATGTGCACACTCGTCGGGGAATTATTGGCGTCACCCAACCTCGCCGAGTTGCAGTGCTTGCAACTGCTAAGCGTGTGGCTTTTGAGCTTGGTCTTCGTTTGGGTAAGGAAGTAGGTTTTCAAGTTAGACATGACAGAAGGATTGGAGATAATTGCTCAATCAAGTTCATGACAGATGGAATCTTGCTTCGAGAAGTGCAG AATGATTTTCTATTGAAGCGCTACTCTGTTATAATTTTGGATGAGGCACATGAGAGAAGTTTGAATACAGATATACTCATCGGGATGCTTTCTCGAGTTATCAAAGAGCGTCAA AGGGAATTCGAGGAGCAACATAAGAGAATTATTTCAGGGGAAActattgaatttgaaaataggATATATCCGTTGAAACTTGTTCTAATGAGTGCAACACTGCGGGTAGAAGATTTTGTGTCTGAGAGAAGACTTTTTCATGACCCCCCGCCTATTATTGAAGTTCCAACTCGACAGTATCCAGTCACCATGCATTTCTCAAAGAGAACAGAGATTGTAGATTATATTGGTCAAGCTTTTAAAAAAGTTATGTCAATTCACAAGAAACTACCACCTGGTGGCATTCTTGTTTTTGTGACAGGACTGAGAGAAGTAGAATACCTTTGTCGGAAGTTACGTAGGTCTAACGAGACATTTTCTGTAAATGAAGAGAAACCTTCTGAAGAAATTGATATGAAAGAGATCACTGATGCATTTGATTGTCAAGGAGATTTTGGTGATGAGACTCCTGATCATTTTAGCGTTCACATGGAAGAGAATCATGGCAACTTATTGGAAGATGAATATGATAACACCTATAATTCAAGTGAAGAGAGTGATCTGGAATTTTATAGCGATGATGAGAATTATTCAAAATCGATGTCTGCTGAATCTGATGGTAAGCTTGTGAATATTTTGGGAGTGGACGGAGGCATTGATTCTTTGAAGGCTGCTTTTGAAGCCTTGGCCAGGAAAAATGGTCCTTTACCGGACAATACAACCCAAAATGTTACCAAAACACTTGAAGGAGGCCCAAACCAATCTAGTTACATTGCTGAGAAAAGTGTGGGGGACAAGGTTTTTTGTACTGGTGCACTTCGGGTTCTGCCCCTTTATGCCATGCTTCCTGCACCAGCCCAGCTTCGTGTATTTGAAGAGGTAAAGGAAGAAGAGCGTCTTGTTGTTGTTGCAACTAATGTGGCTGAGACCTCTTTGACCATTCCTGGAATAAGGTATGTTGTTGACACTGGAAGGGAGAAGGTCAAAATATACAACTCTTCAAATGGTATGGAAAGTTATGAGATACAGTGGATAAGTAAGGCTTCTGCAGCTCAGCGTGCTGGGAGATCTGGAAGAACTGGACCTGGACACTGTTATCGCCTATATTCTTCTGCAGTCTTCAACAATATGTTTCCGGACTTCTCAAGTGCTGAAATATTAAAAGTTCCGGTTGATGGTGTTGTCCTGCTTATGAAATCCATGCATATTGGCAAA GTGGCTAATTTTCCTTTCCCTACACCTCCTGAGACCAATGATTTGGTTGAAGCAGAGAATTGTTTGAAGGTTCTTGAGGCACTAGATTCGAATGGAAGATTGACCCCTCTAGGGAGAGCTATGGCTCACTATCCTATGAATCCTCGTCATTCCAGAATGCTCCTCACTGTTATTCAAACTATGCAAAAGGTGAAAGATAGTAGTCGAGCAAGTATAGTTTTGGGCTATGCAGTTGCAACAGCTGCGGCGTTGAGCTTGTCAAATCCTTTCATCACGCAGTTTGAAGGAAGCCATATTGATACAAATGATTCAAAGCATGCCGAGAAAGATGGTTCTGTTGAAAGTGAGAACATCCGTGACAAAGGAGAGAAGGCAAGGAGAAAGAAATTGAAAGAAATCGCCAAAGCTTCTCGTGAAAAGTTTTGTAACCCAACAAGCGATGCTTTGACCATTGCCTGTGCACTTCAGTGTTTTGAACTTTCTGAAAATCCGGTTGAGTTCTGCAGTGAGAGTGCTTTACACTATAAAACCATGGAAGAAATGTCCAAGCTGAGAAAACAGGTTCTTCAACTAGTTTTCAGCTCAAGTACGAGTGATCTGCAGCGAGACTTTTTGTGGACCCATGGTACTCTCAAGGATGTGGAATGTTCTTGGAAAATTCCCTCAAATAAACATCATCTTTTGCTAAATGAGGACATCTTGGCTCAGGCTATTTGTGCCGGTTGGGCTGATAGGGTTGCTAGGCGCATTAAAGCAGCTTCTGTTGTGTTAGATGGAGAGAGAAAAGTTAAATCAGTAAGGTATCAAGCTTGCATGGTCAAAGAAACAGTTTTCCTCCATCGTTGGTCGTCTGTCTCTAAATCTCCCCCTGAATTTTTGGTTTACAATGATTTACTGTATAGTAAACGACCATTTATTCACGGTGCAACAAGCGTGAGGTCAAATTGGCTTCTTAAGTATGCCCAGCCACTCTGTAGTTTCTCTGCACCCCTTTCTGATCCAAAACCATATTATGACCCAATAACCGATCAGGTCTTGTCTTGGGTGACTCCTACCTTTGGTCCCCATCTGTGGCAGCTTCCTCTGCATGGTTTACCCATCAAAGACAATTTTAATCGAGTGGTGGTGTTTGCTTGTTCTTTACTCGAAGGGCAAGTTTTGCCATGCCTAAAGGCTGTCCGTAAATACTTAGCTGTCCCACCTTCAAGCATTTTGAAACCAGAAGCATTGGGCCTTAAACGGGTGGCAAATTTGTTAAGCAAAATGAGTTTGAGAGGAAGAGTCATTGACAGTTGTACTAAATTAAGAAATTTGTGGAATGAAAATCCAGCAGAGTTGTTTCCTGAAATTAGAGATTTATTTCAGGAAGGATTCCATATGCAGTTTGAAGAACTCTGGGTTGAGATGCTCCATCAGATCAACTTAGATCAGGAAGAAAGATTCCCTGTTAGAGCCAAGGGGGAGAAAAGGAAGAAATTGGACTTTCCGGTAATAAAACCGATATTTGTGTGTCCATGA